Proteins from a single region of Cetobacterium somerae ATCC BAA-474:
- a CDS encoding ABC transporter substrate-binding protein, producing MKKILLLFLLITTLSFSKENVRAVSTSQFTTEILLAIGAENQILGTAYLDDEILPELKEKYDKIPVLSKGAPTKEQFYALNPNLLTGWKSIATPKNLGTVEELKENGVKVVFTKSQDTSKIEDIYDDILMFGDIFNLKDNAKNVVENMKKDIIKVTENNKNKKSIKVFAYDSQESAPFVVGGSGIGNTMIEIAGGENIFKDTNFSFGLGTWEKVLDENPEVIIVIDYGNISYKNKIEYLKNNSPISQLEAVKNNRFIRVPLSYISAGVKVGKGIEIISSGLREEKK from the coding sequence ATGAAGAAAATATTGTTACTATTTTTACTGATAACTACTTTAAGTTTTTCTAAAGAGAATGTAAGGGCAGTTTCAACATCACAGTTTACAACAGAAATTTTATTAGCTATAGGAGCGGAAAATCAGATTTTAGGAACAGCTTATTTAGATGATGAAATACTTCCAGAATTAAAGGAGAAATATGATAAGATACCAGTTTTATCAAAAGGAGCTCCAACTAAAGAGCAATTTTATGCTTTAAATCCTAACCTTTTAACAGGATGGAAATCTATAGCAACTCCTAAAAATTTAGGAACAGTAGAGGAACTAAAGGAAAATGGTGTAAAAGTTGTGTTTACAAAATCTCAAGATACATCTAAAATTGAGGATATATATGACGATATATTGATGTTCGGAGATATTTTTAATTTAAAAGATAATGCTAAAAATGTTGTTGAAAATATGAAAAAAGATATTATTAAAGTTACAGAAAATAATAAAAACAAAAAAAGTATCAAGGTTTTTGCATATGATAGCCAAGAATCAGCACCATTTGTAGTTGGAGGAAGTGGAATTGGAAATACTATGATTGAAATAGCTGGAGGAGAAAATATTTTTAAAGATACAAATTTCTCATTTGGACTTGGAACATGGGAAAAAGTATTGGATGAAAATCCAGAAGTTATTATAGTTATAGATTATGGAAATATAAGCTATAAGAATAAAATAGAATATTTAAAAAATAACTCTCCAATATCTCAATTAGAAGCTGTTAAAAACAATAGATTTATAAGAGTTCCATTAAGTTATATATCGGCAGGAGTTAAGGTTGGTAAAGGTATTGAGATAATTTCAAGTGGATTAAGAGAGGAAAAAAAGTGA
- a CDS encoding FecCD family ABC transporter permease — MISKNKSIAIVSVGILIFLFCFSLFIGNYEIDFIKGLNLLLGNGNKDLLEYKIIWNLRIPRAVMAIIIGMLLGSSGAITQTLFRNPMADPYIIGISASGTFGAVIAFLLGLSEVYFGVFGSIFSFITSLLIFKLSNSKRGSLDLSTLLIIGIAISALLRAVISLVMYIVGEDSFRVVLWTMGYLGGADWKKIVILLVPLLFSLIYFYINRYNLDIILLSDEEAHSLGIDIKKFKYKVLMISTFMVGFSVAFTGMIGFVGLIIPHLVRIIFGSSNIKLIPLSMLYGGLFLLLCDTISRGVLTTMEIPIGIVTAIFGAPFFIYLAFKNRRGV; from the coding sequence ATGATTTCAAAAAATAAAAGTATAGCTATAGTTTCAGTTGGAATTTTAATTTTTCTTTTTTGTTTCTCACTATTTATAGGGAACTATGAAATAGATTTTATCAAGGGGTTAAATTTGCTTTTGGGAAATGGAAATAAAGATTTATTAGAGTATAAAATAATTTGGAATTTAAGAATACCTAGGGCAGTTATGGCAATAATAATTGGGATGTTATTAGGAAGTAGTGGAGCTATAACTCAAACACTTTTTAGAAACCCTATGGCAGATCCATATATAATTGGAATATCAGCTAGTGGTACTTTTGGAGCGGTTATAGCCTTTTTACTAGGACTTTCAGAGGTATATTTTGGTGTTTTTGGCTCGATATTTTCTTTTATAACATCATTATTAATTTTTAAGCTTTCTAATAGTAAAAGAGGAAGTTTAGATTTGTCTACTCTTTTAATAATAGGAATAGCTATTTCAGCTCTCTTAAGAGCAGTAATCTCTTTAGTCATGTATATTGTTGGTGAGGATAGTTTTAGAGTTGTTCTATGGACTATGGGGTATTTAGGAGGAGCAGATTGGAAAAAAATAGTAATTCTTTTGGTTCCACTTTTATTTTCATTAATATATTTTTATATAAATAGATATAATTTAGATATAATTTTACTTTCAGATGAAGAGGCTCATAGTCTAGGGATAGATATAAAAAAATTTAAATATAAAGTATTAATGATTTCTACATTTATGGTGGGATTTTCAGTAGCCTTTACAGGAATGATAGGTTTTGTAGGTCTTATAATACCACATTTAGTGAGAATTATATTTGGAAGTAGTAATATAAAGTTAATTCCACTATCAATGTTATATGGGGGATTATTTCTGTTACTGTGTGATACGATTTCAAGAGGAGTATTAACAACTATGGAAATACCAATAGGAATTGTAACAGCTATATTTGGAGCTCCATTTTTTATATACTTAGCTTTTAAAAATAGAAGAGGTGTGTAA
- a CDS encoding MotA/TolQ/ExbB proton channel family protein produces MLYYIKAGGPILYVLLILSVVSLGVIFERSLCFIKNKTSVDSMFKKEIKELLIDGKYNEAIEFSKKEKGVVGKTLTKFLIRYCLVGDYKNSDELLREIELEEMDILERNTYILGIIAYTAPMIGLLGTVTGMIQAFGKIAVSGTGDPNAIAGGISQALLTTAGGLIIAIPSIIAYNIFNKKIEKMSLEVEKIATFIVNIVKR; encoded by the coding sequence ATGTTATATTATATAAAAGCTGGAGGACCAATACTATATGTATTACTTATTTTATCAGTGGTTTCTTTAGGGGTAATTTTTGAAAGGTCTTTGTGTTTTATAAAAAATAAAACATCAGTAGATTCTATGTTTAAAAAAGAGATAAAAGAACTTTTAATAGATGGAAAGTATAATGAAGCTATAGAGTTTTCGAAAAAAGAAAAAGGTGTAGTTGGAAAAACTTTAACAAAATTTTTAATCCGTTATTGCTTAGTTGGAGATTATAAAAATAGTGATGAACTTTTAAGAGAGATTGAATTAGAAGAGATGGATATATTAGAAAGAAATACATATATTTTAGGAATTATTGCATATACAGCTCCTATGATTGGACTTTTAGGAACAGTTACAGGAATGATTCAAGCCTTTGGAAAAATTGCAGTTTCTGGAACAGGGGATCCCAATGCTATAGCAGGAGGAATATCTCAAGCTTTATTAACAACTGCAGGAGGACTAATAATAGCTATACCGTCAATAATAGCTTATAATATATTTAATAAAAAAATAGAAAAAATGAGTTTAGAAGTAGAAAAAATAGCTACATTTATAGTAAATATAGTGAAGAGGTAA
- a CDS encoding ABC transporter ATP-binding protein gives MIKIDDLDFKIEKRDILKNIKLNIKEKKFIGIIGENGCGKSTLLKNIYRNYIPKKNSIYVDGIELNDYSVKELSKKISVLSQNQKIIFDFTVKEIVEMGKYNKSSLFSKKDYEKDIDEALDKVGMKHLKDSSFLTLSGGEMQRVLIARSIAQESQVLLLDEPTNHLDVRYQYQIMDLVKSLDKTVVAVIHDINIASRYCDYIFAIKNGEIKYEGTPEEVVVSEKIKEIFQIEVEVIKHPLNNKPIVIFL, from the coding sequence GTGATAAAAATAGATGATTTAGATTTTAAAATAGAGAAAAGAGATATTTTAAAAAATATTAAATTAAATATAAAAGAGAAAAAGTTTATTGGAATAATTGGTGAAAATGGTTGTGGTAAAAGTACACTTTTAAAAAATATATATAGAAATTATATTCCTAAAAAGAATAGTATTTATGTAGATGGAATAGAATTAAATGATTACTCTGTAAAAGAGTTATCTAAAAAAATATCTGTTTTAAGTCAAAATCAAAAGATTATTTTTGATTTTACGGTTAAAGAGATAGTTGAAATGGGAAAATATAACAAGAGTTCTTTATTTTCAAAAAAAGATTACGAAAAAGATATTGATGAAGCTTTAGATAAGGTTGGAATGAAACATTTAAAAGATTCTAGTTTTTTAACTCTTTCTGGTGGGGAGATGCAGAGAGTTTTAATAGCTAGATCTATAGCACAAGAGAGTCAAGTGTTATTATTAGATGAACCAACAAATCACTTAGATGTAAGATATCAATACCAAATTATGGATTTAGTGAAAAGCCTAGATAAAACAGTTGTTGCAGTAATTCATGATATAAATATAGCAAGTCGTTACTGTGATTATATTTTTGCCATAAAAAATGGTGAAATAAAATACGAAGGAACACCAGAAGAGGTAGTTGTATCTGAAAAAATAAAGGAGATATTCCAAATAGAGGTAGAAGTGATTAAACACCCTTTAAATAACAAGCCAATAGTCATTTTTTTATAG
- a CDS encoding M23 family metallopeptidase, which produces MKKGKKLVIGILVFLVTSIFYREFTLKNNEAKNNEVIENKETVKNEEVVETETLAIEKVEVTEKKVEEKIVSTQENSTKVIEEKVTQNLAEESTLEDLELENKIAKEWDDQEGQELADLDSSIDLEEKIVLENMEYVIKKGDTISDLSKEYKIKTDYIYANNIDKNLRVLQIGKKINIPTEPGIFYSIKKGDTFEGLSKRFEVDVKTIKEDNEIDRLLVGAKIFLREPKVSRYLSSFKQEYVKKTNLGTFSNPLMAMSLTSSFGSRKHPVLKKVLNHAGVDLKAKTGTKVVSAREGVVSFAGRASGYGKLIIIKHSDGYETRYAHLSQIDVKKGQKISQNQHIALSGATGRVSGPHLHFEIRKNGKIENPLTYLKF; this is translated from the coding sequence ATGAAAAAAGGGAAAAAATTAGTCATAGGTATTTTAGTCTTTTTAGTAACATCAATTTTTTATAGAGAGTTTACATTAAAAAATAACGAGGCTAAAAATAACGAGGTAATTGAAAATAAAGAAACAGTAAAGAATGAAGAGGTTGTTGAAACTGAAACTCTAGCTATAGAAAAAGTTGAAGTTACAGAAAAGAAAGTAGAAGAAAAAATTGTTTCTACTCAAGAAAATTCAACTAAAGTAATAGAGGAAAAAGTTACACAAAATTTAGCAGAGGAATCTACTTTAGAGGATTTAGAATTAGAAAATAAAATTGCTAAAGAGTGGGATGATCAAGAGGGACAAGAGTTAGCCGATCTTGATAGCAGTATTGACTTAGAAGAAAAAATTGTATTAGAAAATATGGAATATGTGATTAAAAAAGGAGATACTATTTCAGATTTATCTAAAGAATATAAAATAAAAACTGACTATATCTATGCAAATAATATTGATAAAAACTTAAGAGTTCTTCAAATAGGGAAGAAGATTAATATTCCAACAGAACCTGGAATATTCTACTCAATTAAAAAAGGAGACACTTTTGAAGGGTTGTCAAAGAGATTTGAAGTGGATGTTAAAACAATAAAAGAAGATAATGAGATTGATAGACTTTTAGTTGGAGCTAAAATCTTTTTAAGAGAACCTAAAGTTTCAAGATACTTAAGCAGTTTTAAGCAAGAATATGTTAAAAAAACTAACTTAGGTACTTTTTCTAATCCTTTAATGGCAATGAGTTTAACAAGTAGTTTTGGTTCAAGAAAACATCCTGTATTAAAGAAAGTTTTAAATCATGCAGGTGTAGATTTAAAAGCTAAAACTGGTACAAAAGTTGTTTCTGCAAGAGAGGGTGTTGTATCTTTTGCTGGAAGAGCTAGTGGGTACGGAAAACTTATCATAATAAAACATTCAGATGGTTATGAAACAAGATATGCTCATCTTAGTCAAATAGATGTTAAGAAAGGTCAAAAAATATCTCAAAATCAACATATAGCTTTAAGTGGAGCAACAGGAAGAGTAAGTGGTCCTCACTTACATTTTGAAATAAGAAAAAATGGAAAAATAGAGAATCCATTGACGTATTTAAAATTTTAA
- a CDS encoding ABC transporter ATP-binding protein, translating into MKKTSFGTLIYYLKKENKLLLLFLGVRLAMTAIDVYSPLLIKNLIDDALPSKNIDLLLKFSIILIILYILRLFFAVNSQANGKLMGSKIKQSMRNDLLKKLLNQPSEFFKKNQSGDLISRVINDLDSVSTLCHRGLEDFIFSVITIIASIFIMIDFDLKLSLITLFPLPLTLIFVYKENKKMKAGHRSVRKNSGLLSANLHDILRTISFLKDNYLEGYAQKRFLEKNDTLLESEKKNMIPSSLIVSGVTFYSNITQLIIILAGGYLYIKDGVTMGIILSFLLLVDRFRLRIMRMVGLVDIYQKGISGVNRFTEIINLNNRMDGDIPLIEPITSIEFKNIGFSYDEKSILQNFNLKIEKGEKIALVGESGIGKSTTASLLKRALLPTNGEILINNIPLNKITFKTYLERLGIVDQSDYIINGSLIDNITLVKENCTEEELNFAIEKSYVYEIFDKFPQEENTIIGEGGVHVSSGQRQKIAMARLFLKNPDLILLDEATNALDIINEKSILKNIKEEYNDRIVIAITHRLSILEDFDKIYVLGDDNIVESGSFKELLKLEGKFYRLYHGIR; encoded by the coding sequence ATGAAAAAAACATCTTTTGGAACTCTTATTTACTATTTAAAAAAGGAAAATAAGCTTCTTCTTCTATTTTTAGGTGTGAGATTAGCTATGACTGCTATTGATGTTTACTCACCACTTTTAATTAAAAATTTAATAGATGATGCTCTTCCATCTAAAAATATTGATTTACTGTTAAAATTTTCTATTATACTAATTATTCTTTATATTTTGCGTCTATTTTTTGCCGTTAATTCTCAAGCAAACGGAAAATTAATGGGAAGTAAAATAAAACAAAGTATGAGAAATGATCTATTAAAAAAACTTTTAAATCAACCTAGTGAGTTTTTTAAAAAAAATCAAAGTGGTGATTTAATTTCTAGAGTTATTAATGACTTAGATAGTGTTTCCACTCTTTGTCATAGAGGATTAGAGGATTTTATATTTTCAGTTATAACTATTATTGCTTCTATCTTTATAATGATAGATTTTGATTTAAAACTTTCACTAATTACTTTATTTCCTTTACCACTAACATTAATCTTTGTTTATAAGGAAAATAAAAAAATGAAAGCTGGTCATAGAAGTGTTCGAAAAAATTCAGGTTTATTATCTGCTAATCTTCATGATATTTTGAGAACTATCTCTTTTTTAAAAGATAACTATTTAGAAGGTTATGCTCAAAAAAGATTTCTTGAAAAAAATGATACTCTTTTAGAAAGTGAAAAGAAGAATATGATTCCATCTAGCTTAATTGTTTCAGGAGTAACTTTTTACTCCAATATAACTCAACTTATAATTATTCTTGCTGGAGGTTATTTATACATAAAAGATGGAGTTACAATGGGAATTATCTTATCTTTTTTGCTTTTAGTTGATCGTTTTAGACTTAGAATTATGAGAATGGTTGGACTTGTTGATATCTATCAAAAAGGAATATCTGGAGTTAATAGATTTACTGAAATTATAAATCTTAACAATAGAATGGATGGAGATATACCACTAATAGAACCTATCACTTCAATTGAATTTAAAAATATAGGCTTTTCTTATGATGAGAAATCTATTTTACAAAACTTTAATTTAAAAATAGAAAAAGGAGAAAAAATAGCTCTAGTTGGTGAAAGTGGAATTGGTAAAAGTACTACTGCTTCTCTTTTAAAAAGAGCTTTACTTCCTACAAATGGGGAGATTTTAATTAATAATATTCCATTAAATAAAATAACTTTTAAAACATATTTAGAACGACTTGGAATCGTAGATCAAAGTGATTATATTATAAATGGAAGTTTAATTGATAATATCACTCTTGTAAAAGAAAATTGTACTGAAGAGGAATTAAACTTTGCAATTGAAAAATCATATGTTTATGAAATTTTTGACAAATTTCCTCAAGAGGAAAATACTATAATTGGTGAAGGTGGAGTACATGTAAGCTCTGGACAAAGACAAAAAATTGCTATGGCTAGGTTATTCTTAAAAAATCCTGATTTGATTCTTTTAGATGAAGCAACTAATGCCTTAGATATTATCAATGAAAAATCTATTTTAAAAAATATAAAAGAGGAATATAATGATAGAATTGTTATCGCAATAACTCA
- a CDS encoding FecCD family ABC transporter permease, producing the protein MKVKDRNIIIISLILIIILGTVAVTIGSVSLSPIHVWKILANKLSNKEIFSIEWKKSTEMIVWNLRVPRVILALLGGAGLSLVGILMQALTKNSLASPYILGISSGASTGAVISIVLGSILGISFSPGVGAFVFGTFTAFLVFYLAGNGGYSSTKLVLIGVAVSSLFSGITTFLVTTAKNESQLRGAMFWISGSLAGARWESLMTLFLVLLISAILVIFKYRELNILIAGDELAETLGVDVKKLRFFIVIISTFLTGFIVSATGVIGFVGLVIPHICRGLVGSNHKRLIPCAILLGALFLLGTDTLTRVMFKTQEIPIGVVTSMLGAPFFMSMLRKNSYNFGG; encoded by the coding sequence GTGAAAGTAAAAGATAGAAATATAATTATAATATCTCTTATTTTAATTATAATTTTAGGAACAGTAGCAGTAACAATTGGAAGTGTTTCTCTATCTCCAATTCATGTTTGGAAAATATTGGCAAATAAACTCTCAAATAAAGAGATTTTTTCTATTGAATGGAAAAAATCAACAGAGATGATTGTTTGGAACTTAAGAGTCCCAAGGGTTATTTTAGCTTTGTTAGGTGGTGCAGGATTATCTTTAGTTGGAATTTTAATGCAAGCATTAACAAAAAACTCTTTAGCAAGTCCATATATTTTAGGAATATCTTCAGGAGCTAGTACAGGTGCAGTAATCTCCATTGTATTGGGAAGTATTTTAGGAATATCCTTTTCACCAGGTGTTGGAGCTTTTGTTTTTGGGACCTTCACAGCTTTTTTAGTTTTCTATTTAGCTGGAAATGGAGGATATTCGAGTACTAAATTAGTTTTAATAGGTGTGGCTGTATCCTCTTTATTTTCTGGAATTACAACATTTTTAGTAACAACTGCTAAAAATGAATCTCAATTAAGGGGAGCTATGTTTTGGATTTCTGGAAGTTTAGCAGGTGCTAGATGGGAAAGTTTAATGACACTATTTTTAGTATTATTGATATCGGCAATTTTAGTTATATTTAAATATAGAGAGTTAAATATTTTAATTGCAGGAGATGAATTAGCAGAAACCTTAGGTGTCGATGTAAAAAAACTGAGATTTTTTATTGTAATTATATCTACTTTTTTAACTGGATTTATAGTTTCTGCAACAGGAGTAATTGGATTTGTAGGATTGGTAATTCCTCATATATGTAGAGGATTAGTTGGAAGTAATCATAAAAGATTAATTCCATGTGCAATACTTTTAGGAGCTTTATTTTTATTAGGAACAGATACTTTAACGAGAGTTATGTTTAAAACACAAGAGATTCCAATAGGGGTTGTAACATCTATGCTAGGTGCCCCATTTTTTATGAGTATGTTAAGAAAAAATAGCTATAATTTTGGAGGATAA
- a CDS encoding sirohydrochlorin cobaltochelatase, translating to MNFYKTMEKGAIIAAHFGTTHEDTREKTIDIINKKLKNEFDKLDFFQVYTSRIINRILSKRGIENLNTTQILEKLVEQGYQHVIIQPTYIINGTEMEALKREVDMFSDKFEDIRVGTPLLTEVDDYFKLIEVIEKEVGVLKEDEGVVMIGHGTEHPALSAYPMLAYVTKDLEKPIYIGTVEGYPGLDNVVRELKRDNKRKVTLMPLMFVAGDHAKNDIAEDWKESLEENGFEVEVNLRGLGEIESIQNIFIERAKKLENSQPEDILVKKAEYAKGRKASH from the coding sequence ATGAACTTTTACAAAACTATGGAAAAGGGCGCGATTATAGCAGCACATTTTGGAACGACACATGAAGACACAAGAGAAAAAACAATAGATATAATAAATAAAAAATTAAAAAATGAGTTTGATAAATTAGATTTTTTTCAGGTTTATACATCAAGAATTATAAATAGAATACTTTCAAAAAGAGGTATTGAAAATTTAAATACCACTCAAATTTTAGAAAAACTAGTAGAGCAAGGATATCAACATGTAATTATTCAACCAACATATATAATAAATGGAACTGAAATGGAAGCTTTAAAAAGAGAAGTGGATATGTTTTCTGATAAATTTGAAGATATAAGAGTTGGAACTCCATTATTAACAGAAGTAGATGATTATTTTAAGTTAATTGAAGTAATAGAAAAAGAAGTTGGAGTTTTAAAAGAGGATGAAGGAGTTGTGATGATAGGGCATGGCACAGAGCATCCTGCATTGTCAGCTTATCCAATGTTAGCTTATGTTACAAAAGACTTAGAAAAACCTATATACATAGGAACGGTAGAAGGATATCCAGGGCTAGATAATGTAGTAAGAGAGTTAAAAAGAGATAATAAAAGAAAAGTTACGTTAATGCCTCTTATGTTTGTAGCTGGAGATCATGCTAAAAATGATATAGCTGAAGATTGGAAAGAATCATTGGAAGAGAATGGATTTGAAGTAGAGGTAAATTTAAGAGGTTTAGGTGAAATTGAATCTATTCAAAATATTTTTATAGAGAGAGCTAAAAAATTAGAGAATTCTCAACCAGAGGATATACTAGTAAAAAAAGCTGAGTATGCTAAAGGAAGAAAAGCTTCTCATTAA
- a CDS encoding ABC transporter substrate-binding protein: protein MKNLILLFLMLSLKIFSLDIVDNYVVGEKGEKILLKEYKRIVIYNFGAVEILYKLGADKNIVAIANHSKKIWPQEKTQKLPLAGSISKPSLEKILSFNPDLVIFNVMGNEKSGLEKFNIPSITFSNKNLDDILKNTLILGKLVNREKESKELVEELNNKLKYIRENFRLQGKAVVLYSDSPPTSFEKNSLPVEILETLGLDVIVPKVGKKPIISSEYILKENPKYIIGTRGVKNIDGIKNSLKLIEETDAYKNKNIHVIDSSEILRASHRVFDEIEKIYVELKK, encoded by the coding sequence ATGAAGAACTTAATTTTATTATTTTTGATGTTATCTTTAAAAATATTTTCATTAGATATAGTTGATAACTATGTGGTAGGAGAGAAGGGTGAAAAAATTTTGTTAAAAGAATATAAAAGAATAGTTATTTATAATTTTGGAGCAGTAGAAATCTTATATAAACTAGGAGCAGATAAAAATATTGTGGCTATTGCAAACCACAGTAAAAAAATATGGCCACAGGAAAAAACTCAAAAATTACCTTTAGCTGGAAGCATATCTAAGCCTTCATTAGAAAAAATTTTATCTTTTAATCCAGATTTAGTTATTTTTAATGTTATGGGAAATGAAAAGAGTGGATTAGAAAAGTTTAATATACCTTCAATAACTTTTTCAAATAAAAATTTAGATGATATTTTAAAAAATACATTAATTTTAGGAAAATTAGTAAATAGAGAAAAAGAGAGCAAAGAACTTGTAGAGGAGTTAAATAATAAATTGAAATATATAAGAGAAAACTTTAGATTACAAGGGAAAGCTGTAGTTTTATATTCAGATTCTCCACCTACATCTTTTGAAAAAAACTCTCTTCCTGTAGAGATTTTAGAAACTTTAGGATTAGATGTAATAGTTCCAAAAGTAGGAAAAAAACCAATAATATCTTCAGAATATATTTTAAAAGAAAATCCAAAATATATTATAGGAACTAGAGGAGTAAAAAATATTGATGGAATAAAAAATAGCTTAAAATTAATTGAGGAAACAGATGCTTATAAAAATAAAAACATACATGTTATTGATTCTAGTGAGATACTTAGAGCATCACATAGAGTTTTTGATGAAATTGAAAAAATATATGTAGAATTAAAAAAATAA
- a CDS encoding ABC transporter ATP-binding protein produces MESLKLKNLKYSYGDYKILNDISYNFFPGELVGILGANGCGKSTLLKVIMGFLEKEEGEIYLDNLEVEKLSRKEFAKKISFIAQKSNQNLNFTVLEILKLGRVPHIKNSFKGLDLEDDKIIDEVIKKLNLQEYLNRDIKSLSGGEFQRILLGRAFIQNSEVILLDEPTSALDINYSLEFLELLKEEIKAKSLIGIIVIHDINLASLFCDKILFIKDGKIPISGEPKDVIKKKWLEKVYNFTPEILNLENNIYILPKRGKK; encoded by the coding sequence ATGGAAAGTTTAAAATTAAAAAATTTAAAATATTCATATGGAGATTATAAAATTTTAAATGATATAAGTTATAATTTTTTTCCAGGAGAACTTGTAGGTATATTGGGAGCTAATGGTTGTGGGAAAAGTACTTTATTAAAAGTTATAATGGGCTTTTTAGAAAAGGAAGAGGGAGAAATTTATTTAGATAATCTAGAAGTTGAAAAACTTTCAAGAAAAGAGTTTGCTAAAAAAATCTCTTTTATAGCACAAAAATCCAATCAAAATTTAAATTTTACAGTACTAGAGATATTAAAACTTGGAAGAGTACCTCATATAAAAAATAGCTTTAAAGGTTTAGATTTAGAAGATGATAAAATAATAGATGAAGTTATAAAAAAATTAAATTTACAAGAGTATTTAAATAGAGATATAAAAAGTTTAAGTGGAGGAGAGTTTCAAAGAATTTTATTAGGAAGAGCATTTATTCAAAATAGTGAGGTTATTTTATTAGATGAGCCAACATCAGCTTTAGATATAAATTATTCCTTAGAATTTTTAGAACTTTTAAAAGAAGAGATTAAGGCTAAAAGTTTAATTGGAATAATTGTAATACATGATATAAATCTAGCTTCATTATTTTGTGATAAAATTCTTTTTATAAAGGATGGAAAAATACCAATATCAGGGGAGCCAAAAGATGTAATAAAAAAGAAGTGGTTAGAAAAAGTATATAATTTTACACCAGAAATTTTAAATTTAGAAAATAATATATATATATTACCAAAGCGAGGTAAAAAATGA